Proteins encoded in a region of the Puntigrus tetrazona isolate hp1 chromosome 12, ASM1883169v1, whole genome shotgun sequence genome:
- the grid2ipb gene encoding delphilin isoform X1 yields the protein MKKFLQNKKGRYSLRQNKPGPRYPPKDFFLTMPASNQGWPEEFGFQIGGNGPSYILTVEDGSSAHLSGLQPGDQVLEIEGQNVSSLSAQEVIALAQSQRNIPPSIGVVSRIQQMDITPGPDGRFGFTIVGDCPLLVEDCSPCSPAGRSGLRAGDYVMEVNGIPVKHHEMAAALIKASQGRTLRLGVLCMGSRQKRSSGSLEGSQKDTDGLRQDRKHKALEFNRRVEEILRNEPEVKEKLFAVLKQFAAERKVDWLASILPDILTTEEQQQLISNIRIFIPKKHRQRFDEAVSQSLINRMCRSKSLGEPQNRLRRSRSQDHHERPQGSKRASSVPRDTGDDPAQPERGLRKSTTMIPSHYVTGANQRTIRVYRGKKSFGFTLRGHAPVWIDSVMPGSPAEGCGLKPGDRILYLNGLDMRNCSHEKVVSMLQGSGAMPTLVVEEGPVDYPLSDSEPEETPTIPRSRSPALSSLQWVAEILPPSIRVHGRTFSQQLEHLLTLQERYTICKALETFFQHRNVDTLIVDVFPVLDTPAKQLIWQFIYQLLTYEEQEHCKSKIARFLGFKSAEPEIGPETHRRSSSMRVSGTSHKNPVRERSSDDCIIGTHLGMGTFTDPVTPEERQCGDGTSFPESPDLSHMSGVYTELENMFPGKSNQSLQSHSSPRAVGMGHSENNTYTQSFTHSNAGNRKPGLSLTWTESFPGPQFEPYQQTVASPDSVDSNPYVSLDSPPASPLPSDEPSPLPQRRKLFTFSRPPRSRDTDKFLDALSEQLGHRVNIVDDFKGGENDYEEMSFQDEQEVNMLPHELSSASSEDHSSSDDSTSVSYSSGSDHIPPPPQSPPPPPPPIQFTDPPSPLPLTPEHLPQPPPAFQHHPIIAPPPPPPRSFLTNRPSLHKVLPTNEELRAQHTRPRRSSPQPSAPSILQLHQPKAHPILQSSPRTSPQPPHAATQHTHLRHPTQSIYQSQQTTAPRTSPNLTKQKSLHSQHSQQSYDSTLSTKVPPPPPPPLPPPCDPPPLPKASPKASDNNHMSVKRLRWEQVENSEGTIWGQLGDDPDYHKLSDMVKYLDLDLYFGTQRNSISLPEPTFLPENFKKKDVVEILSHKKAYNASILIAHLKLSPKELREILMTMSTERLEPAHIKQLLLYAPDDEEVKQFQHYDQDPAKLSDPDQFVLQMLLVPEYKTRLRSLLFKTTVQEKTEEMRGAYDCIYKASLELKNSKRLAKILEFVLAMGNYLNNGQPKTNKTTGFKINFLTELNTTKTVDGKSTFLHILAKSLCQHFPELLDFARDLITVPLAAKVNQRTITAELSDLHSTIQDIRTACVKIPATAEDCFASVMSSFLENCHPAVQSLDSLQQRAMDEFHKVASYFGEDSKTTTTETFFGIFAEFISKFERALSETQGTENPRSPRIASPLAW from the exons atgaagaaattccTCCAGAATAAGAAAGGGAGATACTCCTTACGGCAGAACAAACCGGGTCCTCGGTATCCACCCAAAGATTTTT TCCTCACCATGCCAGCGTCCAACCAGGGCTGGCCAGAGGAGTTTGGTTTTCAGATAGGAGGCAATGGGCCCAGCTACATCCTGACTGTGGAGGACGGAAGCAGTGCTCATTTGTCTGGACTGCAACCTGGAGACCAGGTCTTGGAGATCGAGGGCCAGAACGTTTCCAGTCTTAGTGCTCAAGAGGTCATTGCCCTTGCCCAATCACAACGAAACATCCCGCCCAGTATTGGAGTAGTTTCACGCATCCAGCAG ATGGATATCACTCCGGGCCCTGACGGTCGCTTCGGTTTCACTATCGTGGGAGACTGCCCCCTGCTGGTGGAGGATTGCTCCCCCTGCTCCCCAGCGGGTCGCAGTGGTCTCAGAGCAGGAGATTATGTCATGGAGGTGAATGGGATCCCAGTGAAGCACCATGAGATGGCGGCCGCTTTGATAAAGGCCTCTCAGGGCCGCACGCTGCGTCTTGGGGTGCTGTGTATGGGCAGTCGCCAGAAACGAAGCAGCGGGAGTCTGGAGGGCTCTCAGAAAGACACAGACGGCTTGCGCCAAGACCGCAAACACAAGGCTCTGGAGTTCAATAGGAGG GTCGAGGAGATTTTGAGGAATGAACCAGAGGTGAAAGAGAAACTGTTTGCTGTACTGAAACAGTTTGCTGCTGAGAGGAAGGTGGACTGGCTTGCTTCCATTCTTCCCGACATCTTGACAACCGAAGAGCAGCAACAGCTCATCTCAAACATCAG GATCTTCATCCCCAAGAAGCATCGGCAGCGCTTTGACGAGGCCGTTTCTCAGAGTCTCATCAACCGCATGTGCCGCAGCAAGAGCCTGGGCGAGCCCCAAAACAGACTCCGCCGAAGCCGAAGTCAAGACCACCATGAGCGTCCGCAAGGCTCCAAACGGGCCAGTTCTGTGCCCAGAGATACCGGCGATGACCCGGCCCAACCCGAGCGTGGCCTTAGGAAGAGCACCACCATGATTCCCAGCCACTATGTCACTGGAGCCAACCAGAG AACCATCCGTGTGTACAGGGGTAAGAAGAGTTTTGGGTTTACTCTGAGAGGTCACGCTCCTGTGTGGATCGACTCAGTAATGCCAG GTAGTCCAGCCGAGGGATGTGGCCTTAAACCAGGAGACCGCATATTGTACCTCAATGGCCTAGACATgag GAACTGCTCCCATGAGAAGGTGGTGTCTATGCTGCAGGGCAGCGGTGCCATGCCCACTCTGGTGGTGGAAGAGGGCCCTGTAGATTATCCCCTCTCAGATTCCGAGCCGGAGGAGACCCCCACCATCCCGCGCTCGCGCTCCCCGGCCCTCAGCTCCCTGCAGTGGGTGGCCGAGATCCTGCCTCCCAGCATCCGCGTGCACGGCCGTACCTTCAGCCAGCAACTCGAACACCTCCTCACCCTGCAAGAAAGATACACCATTTGCAAAGCTCTGGAGACCTTCTTCCAGCACAG GAATGTGGACACGCTCATTGTAGATGTGTTTCCTGTGCTGGACACTCCGGCCAAGCAGTTGATTTGGCAGTTTATTTACCAGCTGCTGACCTACGAGGAACAGGAACACTGCAAGAGCAAGATCGCCCGCTTCCTGGGCTTCAAGAGTGCAG AACCAGAGATAGGTCCAGAAACCCACAGACGGAGCAGCTCCATGCGAGTGTCAGGTACCTCTCACAAAAAccctgtgagagagagaagctcAGACGACTGCATTATTGGCACTCACCTGGGAATGG GAACATTCACTGACCCTGTGACTCCAGAGGAAAGACAGTGTGGGGATGGGACTTCCTTCCCAGAGTCCCCAGATCTCAGCCAC ATGTCAGGAGTGTACACGGAGCTTGAGAACATGTTTCCCGGGAAGAGCAACCAGTCTCTCCAGAGTCACTCCTCACCCAGGGCTGTCGGCATGGGCCACTCTGAGAACAATACATACACTCAGTCTTTCACACACAGTAACGCAG GGAACCGGAAGCCAGGCCTCTCTCTTACATGGACTGAATCTTTTCCTGGCCCTCAGTTCGAGCCTTACCAGCAGACTGTTGCTTCTCCAGACAGTGTGGACTCTAATCCTTATGTTAGTTTAGACAGCCCCCCGGCCTCCCCTCTGCCTTCTGATGAACCCAGTCCTCTGCCCCAGCGCAGGAAGCTCTTCACCTTCTCACGTCCACCTCGCAGCCGAGACACTGACAAGTTTCTGGATGCTCTGAGCGAGCAGCTGGGACACCGGGTCAATATCGTGGATGACTTTAAGGGAGGGGAGAATGACTATGAAGAG ATGAGTTTCCAGGATGAGCAGGAAGTGAACATGCTGCCTCACGAGTTAAGCAGTGCCAGCAGTGAAGACCACAGTAGCAGCGATGACTCCACCTCGGTCTCCTACTCCTCAGGGTCTGACCACATCCCTCCTCCACCTCAGAGTCCTCCGCCTCCACCACCTCCCATCCAGTTCACCGACCCACCCTCGCCCCTTCCCCTCACCCCAGAGCACCTGCCCCAGCCTCCCCCAGCCTTCCAGCACCACCCCATCATAGCTCCGCCCCCACCTCCACCTCGCTCCTTCCTCACTAACCGCCCCTCATTGCACAAGGTGCTCCCGACTAATGAGGAGCTCAGAGCCCAGCACACCCGTCCCCGACGCTCCTCTCCCCAGCCCAGCGCTCCATCCATTCTCCAGCTGCACCAACCGAAGGCTCACCCCATCCTACAGTCATCCCCGCGTACCTCCCCTCAACCCCCGCACGCAGCCACACAGCACACTCACCTACGTCATCCCACCCAGTCTATCTACCAGAGCCAGCAGACCACCGCTCCCAGAACGTCCCCTAACCTGACCAAACAAAAGAGCCTCCATTCCCAGCACTCACAACAGAGCTATGATAGCACGCTGTCGACCAAGGTTCCCCCGCCACCACCGCCTCCTTTACCCCCACCTTGTGATCCTCCACCTTTGCCCAAAGCCAGCCCTAAAGCCTCCGACAACAACCACATGAGCGTGAAGAGACTGCGCTGGGAGCAGGTGGAGAACTCTGAAGGAACTATCTGGGGACAG CTTGGAGATGATCCTGATTATCATAAACTCAGTGACATGGTCAAGTATCTGGATCTGGATCTGTATTTCGGCACACAGAGGAATTCCA TCTCTCTTCCAGAGCCCACTTTCCTGCCCGAgaactttaaaaagaaagacgTGGTCGAGATTCTATCCCATAAAAAGGCCTACAACGCCT CTATCCTCATAGCGCATCTAAAGCTGTCCCCGAAGGAGCTGCGAGAAATCCTCATGACCATGAGCACCGAGCGCCTGGAACCCGCACACATTAAACAACTGTTGCTTTACGCTCCCGATGACGAGGAGGTCAAACAGTTTCAGCATTACGACCAGGACCCCGCCAAACTTAGTGACCCGGACCAGTTTGTCCTACAG atgctgctAGTTCCCGAGTATAAAACCAGACTGAGGAGTCTTCTGTTTAAGACCACTGTGCAGgagaaaacagaagaaatgaGAGGCGCTTATGATTGCATATACAAAGCCTCattagagctcaaaaacagCAAGAGGCTGGCCAAGATCCTGGAG tttgttttagcaATGGGAAATTATCTGAATAATGGTCAGCCCAAGACGAATAAAACAACAggattcaaaattaattttcttactGAG CtgaacacaacaaaaacagttgATGGAAAGTCGACTTTCCTCCATATTCTTGCCAAATCCTTATGCCAACACTTCCCAGAACTCCTCGACTTCGCCAGGGACCTCATAACAGTGCCACTAGCCGCCAAAG TCAATCAGAGGACCATTACTGCTGAGCTCAGTGACCTTCACTCCACCATCCAGGACATAAGAACCGCCTGTGTGAAAATCCCAGCTACTGCAGAGGATTGCTTCGCATCGGTTATGAGT AGCTTTCTGGAAAACTGTCATCCGGCTGTGCAGTCCCTAGACTCCTTGCAGCAAAGAGCGATGGATGAGTTCCACAAAGTGGCCTCCTACTTCGGAGAAGACAGCAAGACCACGACCACAGAAACCTTCTTTGGCATCTTCGCTGAATTTATCTCCAAATTTGAA AGAGCACTGAGCGAGACGCAAGGAACAGAAAACCCCAGAAGCCCCCGAATAGCCTCGCCGCTGGCATGGTGA
- the grid2ipb gene encoding delphilin isoform X2 — protein MKKFLQNKKGRYSLRQNKPGPRYPPKDFFLTMPASNQGWPEEFGFQIGGNGPSYILTVEDGSSAHLSGLQPGDQVLEIEGQNVSSLSAQEVIALAQSQRNIPPSIGVVSRIQQMDITPGPDGRFGFTIVGDCPLLVEDCSPCSPAGRSGLRAGDYVMEVNGIPVKHHEMAAALIKASQGRTLRLGVLCMGSRQKRSSGSLEGSQKDTDGLRQDRKHKALEFNRRVEEILRNEPEVKEKLFAVLKQFAAERKVDWLASILPDILTTEEQQQLISNIRIFIPKKHRQRFDEAVSQSLINRMCRSKSLGEPQNRLRRSRSQDHHERPQGSKRASSVPRDTGDDPAQPERGLRKSTTMIPSHYVTGANQRTIRVYRGKKSFGFTLRGHAPVWIDSVMPGSPAEGCGLKPGDRILYLNGLDMRNCSHEKVVSMLQGSGAMPTLVVEEGPVDYPLSDSEPEETPTIPRSRSPALSSLQWVAEILPPSIRVHGRTFSQQLEHLLTLQERYTICKALETFFQHRNVDTLIVDVFPVLDTPAKQLIWQFIYQLLTYEEQEHCKSKIARFLGFKSAEPEIGPETHRRSSSMRVSGTSHKNPVRERSSDDCIIGTHLGMGNRKPGLSLTWTESFPGPQFEPYQQTVASPDSVDSNPYVSLDSPPASPLPSDEPSPLPQRRKLFTFSRPPRSRDTDKFLDALSEQLGHRVNIVDDFKGGENDYEEMSFQDEQEVNMLPHELSSASSEDHSSSDDSTSVSYSSGSDHIPPPPQSPPPPPPPIQFTDPPSPLPLTPEHLPQPPPAFQHHPIIAPPPPPPRSFLTNRPSLHKVLPTNEELRAQHTRPRRSSPQPSAPSILQLHQPKAHPILQSSPRTSPQPPHAATQHTHLRHPTQSIYQSQQTTAPRTSPNLTKQKSLHSQHSQQSYDSTLSTKVPPPPPPPLPPPCDPPPLPKASPKASDNNHMSVKRLRWEQVENSEGTIWGQLGDDPDYHKLSDMVKYLDLDLYFGTQRNSISLPEPTFLPENFKKKDVVEILSHKKAYNASILIAHLKLSPKELREILMTMSTERLEPAHIKQLLLYAPDDEEVKQFQHYDQDPAKLSDPDQFVLQMLLVPEYKTRLRSLLFKTTVQEKTEEMRGAYDCIYKASLELKNSKRLAKILEFVLAMGNYLNNGQPKTNKTTGFKINFLTELNTTKTVDGKSTFLHILAKSLCQHFPELLDFARDLITVPLAAKVNQRTITAELSDLHSTIQDIRTACVKIPATAEDCFASVMSSFLENCHPAVQSLDSLQQRAMDEFHKVASYFGEDSKTTTTETFFGIFAEFISKFERALSETQGTENPRSPRIASPLAW, from the exons atgaagaaattccTCCAGAATAAGAAAGGGAGATACTCCTTACGGCAGAACAAACCGGGTCCTCGGTATCCACCCAAAGATTTTT TCCTCACCATGCCAGCGTCCAACCAGGGCTGGCCAGAGGAGTTTGGTTTTCAGATAGGAGGCAATGGGCCCAGCTACATCCTGACTGTGGAGGACGGAAGCAGTGCTCATTTGTCTGGACTGCAACCTGGAGACCAGGTCTTGGAGATCGAGGGCCAGAACGTTTCCAGTCTTAGTGCTCAAGAGGTCATTGCCCTTGCCCAATCACAACGAAACATCCCGCCCAGTATTGGAGTAGTTTCACGCATCCAGCAG ATGGATATCACTCCGGGCCCTGACGGTCGCTTCGGTTTCACTATCGTGGGAGACTGCCCCCTGCTGGTGGAGGATTGCTCCCCCTGCTCCCCAGCGGGTCGCAGTGGTCTCAGAGCAGGAGATTATGTCATGGAGGTGAATGGGATCCCAGTGAAGCACCATGAGATGGCGGCCGCTTTGATAAAGGCCTCTCAGGGCCGCACGCTGCGTCTTGGGGTGCTGTGTATGGGCAGTCGCCAGAAACGAAGCAGCGGGAGTCTGGAGGGCTCTCAGAAAGACACAGACGGCTTGCGCCAAGACCGCAAACACAAGGCTCTGGAGTTCAATAGGAGG GTCGAGGAGATTTTGAGGAATGAACCAGAGGTGAAAGAGAAACTGTTTGCTGTACTGAAACAGTTTGCTGCTGAGAGGAAGGTGGACTGGCTTGCTTCCATTCTTCCCGACATCTTGACAACCGAAGAGCAGCAACAGCTCATCTCAAACATCAG GATCTTCATCCCCAAGAAGCATCGGCAGCGCTTTGACGAGGCCGTTTCTCAGAGTCTCATCAACCGCATGTGCCGCAGCAAGAGCCTGGGCGAGCCCCAAAACAGACTCCGCCGAAGCCGAAGTCAAGACCACCATGAGCGTCCGCAAGGCTCCAAACGGGCCAGTTCTGTGCCCAGAGATACCGGCGATGACCCGGCCCAACCCGAGCGTGGCCTTAGGAAGAGCACCACCATGATTCCCAGCCACTATGTCACTGGAGCCAACCAGAG AACCATCCGTGTGTACAGGGGTAAGAAGAGTTTTGGGTTTACTCTGAGAGGTCACGCTCCTGTGTGGATCGACTCAGTAATGCCAG GTAGTCCAGCCGAGGGATGTGGCCTTAAACCAGGAGACCGCATATTGTACCTCAATGGCCTAGACATgag GAACTGCTCCCATGAGAAGGTGGTGTCTATGCTGCAGGGCAGCGGTGCCATGCCCACTCTGGTGGTGGAAGAGGGCCCTGTAGATTATCCCCTCTCAGATTCCGAGCCGGAGGAGACCCCCACCATCCCGCGCTCGCGCTCCCCGGCCCTCAGCTCCCTGCAGTGGGTGGCCGAGATCCTGCCTCCCAGCATCCGCGTGCACGGCCGTACCTTCAGCCAGCAACTCGAACACCTCCTCACCCTGCAAGAAAGATACACCATTTGCAAAGCTCTGGAGACCTTCTTCCAGCACAG GAATGTGGACACGCTCATTGTAGATGTGTTTCCTGTGCTGGACACTCCGGCCAAGCAGTTGATTTGGCAGTTTATTTACCAGCTGCTGACCTACGAGGAACAGGAACACTGCAAGAGCAAGATCGCCCGCTTCCTGGGCTTCAAGAGTGCAG AACCAGAGATAGGTCCAGAAACCCACAGACGGAGCAGCTCCATGCGAGTGTCAGGTACCTCTCACAAAAAccctgtgagagagagaagctcAGACGACTGCATTATTGGCACTCACCTGGGAATGG GGAACCGGAAGCCAGGCCTCTCTCTTACATGGACTGAATCTTTTCCTGGCCCTCAGTTCGAGCCTTACCAGCAGACTGTTGCTTCTCCAGACAGTGTGGACTCTAATCCTTATGTTAGTTTAGACAGCCCCCCGGCCTCCCCTCTGCCTTCTGATGAACCCAGTCCTCTGCCCCAGCGCAGGAAGCTCTTCACCTTCTCACGTCCACCTCGCAGCCGAGACACTGACAAGTTTCTGGATGCTCTGAGCGAGCAGCTGGGACACCGGGTCAATATCGTGGATGACTTTAAGGGAGGGGAGAATGACTATGAAGAG ATGAGTTTCCAGGATGAGCAGGAAGTGAACATGCTGCCTCACGAGTTAAGCAGTGCCAGCAGTGAAGACCACAGTAGCAGCGATGACTCCACCTCGGTCTCCTACTCCTCAGGGTCTGACCACATCCCTCCTCCACCTCAGAGTCCTCCGCCTCCACCACCTCCCATCCAGTTCACCGACCCACCCTCGCCCCTTCCCCTCACCCCAGAGCACCTGCCCCAGCCTCCCCCAGCCTTCCAGCACCACCCCATCATAGCTCCGCCCCCACCTCCACCTCGCTCCTTCCTCACTAACCGCCCCTCATTGCACAAGGTGCTCCCGACTAATGAGGAGCTCAGAGCCCAGCACACCCGTCCCCGACGCTCCTCTCCCCAGCCCAGCGCTCCATCCATTCTCCAGCTGCACCAACCGAAGGCTCACCCCATCCTACAGTCATCCCCGCGTACCTCCCCTCAACCCCCGCACGCAGCCACACAGCACACTCACCTACGTCATCCCACCCAGTCTATCTACCAGAGCCAGCAGACCACCGCTCCCAGAACGTCCCCTAACCTGACCAAACAAAAGAGCCTCCATTCCCAGCACTCACAACAGAGCTATGATAGCACGCTGTCGACCAAGGTTCCCCCGCCACCACCGCCTCCTTTACCCCCACCTTGTGATCCTCCACCTTTGCCCAAAGCCAGCCCTAAAGCCTCCGACAACAACCACATGAGCGTGAAGAGACTGCGCTGGGAGCAGGTGGAGAACTCTGAAGGAACTATCTGGGGACAG CTTGGAGATGATCCTGATTATCATAAACTCAGTGACATGGTCAAGTATCTGGATCTGGATCTGTATTTCGGCACACAGAGGAATTCCA TCTCTCTTCCAGAGCCCACTTTCCTGCCCGAgaactttaaaaagaaagacgTGGTCGAGATTCTATCCCATAAAAAGGCCTACAACGCCT CTATCCTCATAGCGCATCTAAAGCTGTCCCCGAAGGAGCTGCGAGAAATCCTCATGACCATGAGCACCGAGCGCCTGGAACCCGCACACATTAAACAACTGTTGCTTTACGCTCCCGATGACGAGGAGGTCAAACAGTTTCAGCATTACGACCAGGACCCCGCCAAACTTAGTGACCCGGACCAGTTTGTCCTACAG atgctgctAGTTCCCGAGTATAAAACCAGACTGAGGAGTCTTCTGTTTAAGACCACTGTGCAGgagaaaacagaagaaatgaGAGGCGCTTATGATTGCATATACAAAGCCTCattagagctcaaaaacagCAAGAGGCTGGCCAAGATCCTGGAG tttgttttagcaATGGGAAATTATCTGAATAATGGTCAGCCCAAGACGAATAAAACAACAggattcaaaattaattttcttactGAG CtgaacacaacaaaaacagttgATGGAAAGTCGACTTTCCTCCATATTCTTGCCAAATCCTTATGCCAACACTTCCCAGAACTCCTCGACTTCGCCAGGGACCTCATAACAGTGCCACTAGCCGCCAAAG TCAATCAGAGGACCATTACTGCTGAGCTCAGTGACCTTCACTCCACCATCCAGGACATAAGAACCGCCTGTGTGAAAATCCCAGCTACTGCAGAGGATTGCTTCGCATCGGTTATGAGT AGCTTTCTGGAAAACTGTCATCCGGCTGTGCAGTCCCTAGACTCCTTGCAGCAAAGAGCGATGGATGAGTTCCACAAAGTGGCCTCCTACTTCGGAGAAGACAGCAAGACCACGACCACAGAAACCTTCTTTGGCATCTTCGCTGAATTTATCTCCAAATTTGAA AGAGCACTGAGCGAGACGCAAGGAACAGAAAACCCCAGAAGCCCCCGAATAGCCTCGCCGCTGGCATGGTGA